AAAAAATAATAAAAAAAGAAAAGAAAAAACTATATTTTATTAGAAATAATAAAAATCATAGTTTAATCCTAAAGATGATTTATCTCATTGAAATACAAAATATCATCACATATTACATCAAGCAAGTCTTTATCGTGACTTACCGCTAATATTCCAATATTATTGGCTTTGCAATGCTTGATAAGTGCTTCCCATATCTGCACTTGGGTTACAGCATCAAGCATAGTGCTTATTTCATCTGCAATGATAAATTTTGTTTGTGGATTTAAAGCCCTCAATATACTGAAACGTTGCAATTCTCCACCGGAAAGTTCACTTGGCCAACGAGTCAGCCAATTGTCCTTAAGACCGAAAGTGTCTTTCAAATCCTGTGGAGGAATCCATGATTCCCTCAATACCTTTTCCATCTTCCATTTAGGATTCATAGTCTTTTCCGGATGCTGGAAAATTAATTGAATAGGATCATAACCATTTCTATTAACAGCATTTCCATCAATAGTTATCTCACCAGTATAATTGGTAATATAACCGGAAATAATCTTACATAAGGTACTCTTACCGCTACCGCTATCTCCAATTAATCCGATTATCTGATTGCTGTTAAGAGATAATGAAACATCCTTCAATATAGGTTTATTTTTATGATATGCAAAAGAAATGTTTTCTGCCTTAAGCTCCATCATTAGCCTCCTCATCATTAAGTTCCTCTTCAGCTTCAACAGCTTCTTCCTCTATAGCTTCTTCTTCAACAATCTCCTCAGAAACAAGCTCTTCAGCAACTTCCTCAGGAGCAGAATCCTCAACAACCTCCTCAGAAACTTCCTCAGAAATGGCCTTATCGAAATTGAAGCACCTGATCATTGCACCATCATGTTCAATGAGTTCTGGTTTGGATTGATTACATCTGTCTGAACGTATCGGACAATTTTCATAATAAGGACATCCAGGAACTTCTTCCAATGGCTGAACTCCTTCAGTTAACTTGAAACCATTCTTTGGCAATGCATCGACTAAAGCTTTGGCATATGGATGCAATAAGTTTTCAGAATTCAAGAAGTTTTCCACCTTATTGATTTCAATCACATACCCTGAATAGAATATTGCAATCCTATCCGCTGTCTTTAAAGCCACATCTATTTCGTGAGTGATCAGTAAAACACCTTTGCCTTGGTCTTTTAATCTTCTAATGTCCTGAATTGTCTCTTCAACACTTTTTGCGTCAAGACCAGGAGTAGGTTCATCAGCAATCAATAAATCAGGATCATTCAATAAGGCTGTAGACAATAATACTTTCCTCGCCATTCCACCAGACAATTCAAAAGGATACAAATCATCTACACTTTCATCCAATCCATATTTACTGAATACTTCCCTTTGTCTTTTTTGTTTCTCTTTACGTTCATTATCGTCTTTACATTCACCAACAGCCTGTTGGGAAACTTTCATCAAAGGATCAAGGAAATTTACAGATTGAGGTATTAAACAAATTTCTTTACCTCTAATCTTTTCTTTTTTCTCTTGATTTAAAGTTTCTCCTTTAAATTTAACTTCCCCGGTCACATGAGCATTATAAGGCAAAATACCTAAGATGGTATGTGCTAAAAGACTTTTACCTGAACCGCTGGATCCCAATACGGCAACGATTTCACTTTCATTAATATCAAGTGACAAATCAGAAATTACCTTTAAATCGTGCCTAACTAATCCTTGGACATATTGTGTAAAGGATATTGATAGATTATTTACTTCTAATAATTTCTCCATAATACCACCTAATCTAGTTATTCGCCTCTCCAGGGTCAAGCAAGCGTTTTAAATTATCTCCAATAATATCAAACAACAATACTACAATCAATAATGCAAGACCTGGGAAGAATGCCAGCCACCATGCGCCCATTGCAAGATAGGACATTGATTCAGACAATATGATACCAATAGCTGGCTCATGTGGTGACAAACCGAATCCTAAGAATGTTATGCTTGCTTCGTGCATGATTGCATGTGGGAATACAAGCAAGGTTCCTACAAATATTTGGGACAATACTAAAGGCAAGATATGCTCTTTTGCAATCCACAACTTGCTTCTGCCTAACCTATTGGATAAAGCAACATATTCAGATGTGTTGATCTGCAATACTTCAGCCCTAAGCACCCGGGTTAGGTTAACCCAGTGTGAAAATGCTACAGCCATGATTACACCGAATGCACCTTTACCTAATGCAATGGATATCATCATAAGCAATAATATATGAGGAATAGATGCAAACAAGTCAATCGCCCAGGAAACAGCCTCATCCAACCATT
The window above is part of the Methanobrevibacter sp. genome. Proteins encoded here:
- a CDS encoding ATP-binding cassette domain-containing protein, coding for MELKAENISFAYHKNKPILKDVSLSLNSNQIIGLIGDSGSGKSTLCKIISGYITNYTGEITIDGNAVNRNGYDPIQLIFQHPEKTMNPKWKMEKVLRESWIPPQDLKDTFGLKDNWLTRWPSELSGGELQRFSILRALNPQTKFIIADEISTMLDAVTQVQIWEALIKHCKANNIGILAVSHDKDLLDVICDDILYFNEINHL
- a CDS encoding ABC transporter ATP-binding protein yields the protein MEKLLEVNNLSISFTQYVQGLVRHDLKVISDLSLDINESEIVAVLGSSGSGKSLLAHTILGILPYNAHVTGEVKFKGETLNQEKKEKIRGKEICLIPQSVNFLDPLMKVSQQAVGECKDDNERKEKQKRQREVFSKYGLDESVDDLYPFELSGGMARKVLLSTALLNDPDLLIADEPTPGLDAKSVEETIQDIRRLKDQGKGVLLITHEIDVALKTADRIAIFYSGYVIEINKVENFLNSENLLHPYAKALVDALPKNGFKLTEGVQPLEEVPGCPYYENCPIRSDRCNQSKPELIEHDGAMIRCFNFDKAISEEVSEEVVEDSAPEEVAEELVSEEIVEEEAIEEEAVEAEEELNDEEANDGA
- a CDS encoding ABC transporter permease, with the protein product MPWYNKGLFSSLNLRQKTLLTIGLTGLILLVIFICGWMTNANLPTDFSIKMQAPSLAHPFGTDWMGRDMFTRTIKGLSLSIVIGIGASVISSIIATILAFLASANKWLDEAVSWAIDLFASIPHILLLMMISIALGKGAFGVIMAVAFSHWVNLTRVLRAEVLQINTSEYVALSNRLGRSKLWIAKEHILPLVLSQIFVGTLLVFPHAIMHEASITFLGFGLSPHEPAIGIILSESMSYLAMGAWWLAFFPGLALLIVVLLFDIIGDNLKRLLDPGEANN